A genomic stretch from Pontivivens ytuae includes:
- a CDS encoding DMT family transporter, whose amino-acid sequence MTFLTGIALKIASVAVFVVMASLVKAVSDEVPAGQTVFFRSVFAIPVILGWLAVRHEGLRGGLATSNPMGHLWRGIVGTTAMGLGFAGLGLLPLPEVTAIGYAAPLFAVILAAMFLGEQVRLFRLAAVAMGLIGVLIILSPRLATLRSGELTGAETAGALIVLLGAVFVALAHVFIRKLVATEKTSAITFWFSITSTVLSLFTLPLGWVVPQASTLALLVLMGLLGGVGQILLTSAYRYAPTAVIAPFDYASMLFAIAIGYAVFGEVPTWQMLGGAALVIAAGILIIWREQQLGLERARPRKVTTLQG is encoded by the coding sequence ATGACCTTCCTCACCGGCATCGCCCTCAAGATCGCGTCCGTCGCCGTGTTCGTCGTCATGGCCTCGCTCGTGAAGGCGGTGTCCGACGAAGTTCCGGCGGGGCAGACCGTTTTCTTCCGCTCCGTCTTCGCCATCCCGGTGATCCTCGGCTGGCTCGCCGTGCGGCATGAGGGGCTGCGCGGCGGGCTCGCGACGTCGAACCCGATGGGGCATCTGTGGCGTGGCATCGTGGGGACGACCGCGATGGGGCTGGGCTTTGCTGGGCTCGGCCTGCTGCCGCTGCCGGAGGTGACGGCGATCGGTTACGCCGCGCCGCTCTTCGCCGTGATCCTGGCGGCGATGTTCCTCGGCGAGCAGGTGCGGCTCTTCCGCCTCGCGGCGGTCGCCATGGGACTGATCGGCGTTCTCATCATCCTGTCGCCGCGGCTCGCGACATTGCGGAGTGGGGAGCTGACGGGGGCCGAGACGGCCGGTGCGCTGATCGTGCTTCTCGGAGCGGTGTTCGTGGCGCTCGCTCATGTCTTCATCCGCAAGCTGGTGGCGACGGAGAAGACCTCGGCGATCACCTTCTGGTTCTCCATCACCTCTACGGTGCTGTCCCTTTTCACCCTGCCGTTGGGCTGGGTGGTGCCGCAGGCGAGCACGCTGGCGCTGCTCGTGCTGATGGGGCTGCTCGGCGGCGTGGGGCAGATCCTGCTGACATCGGCTTATCGCTATGCGCCGACGGCGGTGATCGCGCCATTTGACTACGCCTCCATGCTCTTCGCGATCGCCATCGGCTATGCGGTCTTCGGTGAGGTGCCGACCTGGCAGATGCTGGGCGGGGCGGCGCTGGTGATCGCGGCGGGGATCCTGATCATCTGGCGCGAGCAGCAACTGGGCCTCGAACGCGCCCGCCCCCGCAAGGTCACGACCCTGCAGGGGTGA
- a CDS encoding DMT family transporter: MMDWITSIEGTETGQHVAMLLALTSALAHALFGALQKGRHDPWLTRGAIDISYGVMALPIALFVFPLPDAQLWAVMVGVFVIHALYKYLMAMAYTRGAYTVVYPVVRGCGPIFTVLGAGIVFGETFSGVQWAGTALLSAAILGLALYNLRGETVDRATLLSALGFAVMTGAVVSLYTVYDAWGIRLAENAFTFLAWFFVVDGLTLFPWIALRRWRRMADPPAPGPLMARGVLGGLIAFVSFSPVMLATRLDSVGEAAVLRETSPVFAAAIGWIFLRETVGPVRAGLMALIAAGAVIVELGG; encoded by the coding sequence ATGATGGACTGGATCACCTCCATCGAGGGGACGGAGACGGGGCAGCATGTCGCGATGCTGCTGGCGCTGACCTCGGCGCTCGCCCATGCGCTCTTCGGCGCGCTGCAGAAGGGGCGGCATGATCCGTGGCTGACGCGGGGTGCGATCGACATCTCGTACGGGGTGATGGCACTGCCCATCGCGCTCTTCGTCTTCCCGCTGCCCGACGCGCAGCTCTGGGCCGTCATGGTCGGCGTCTTCGTGATCCACGCGCTCTACAAGTACCTGATGGCGATGGCCTATACCCGCGGCGCCTACACCGTGGTCTACCCGGTTGTGCGCGGTTGCGGCCCGATCTTCACCGTGCTGGGCGCGGGGATCGTATTCGGCGAGACGTTCTCCGGCGTGCAGTGGGCTGGCACCGCCTTGCTGTCGGCGGCGATCCTGGGCCTCGCGCTCTACAACCTGCGCGGCGAGACAGTGGACCGGGCGACGCTGCTCTCGGCCCTCGGTTTCGCGGTGATGACGGGGGCGGTGGTCTCGCTTTATACCGTCTATGACGCCTGGGGGATCCGGCTCGCGGAGAACGCGTTCACCTTCCTCGCCTGGTTCTTCGTCGTGGACGGTCTGACGCTGTTCCCGTGGATCGCGCTGCGCCGCTGGCGGCGGATGGCCGACCCGCCTGCGCCGGGGCCCTTGATGGCGCGCGGGGTGCTGGGCGGGCTCATCGCCTTCGTCTCCTTCAGCCCGGTGATGCTCGCCACCCGGCTCGACAGCGTGGGCGAGGCGGCGGTGCTGCGGGAGACGTCACCCGTCTTTGCCGCCGCAATCGGCTGGATTTTCCTGCGGGAGACGGTAGGACCGGTCAGAGCCGGGCTGATGGCGTTGATCGCCGCCGGCGCCGTGATCGTCGAGCTGGGGGGCTGA
- a CDS encoding glycine--tRNA ligase subunit alpha, producing MAERPRSFQEIILRLQTYWAGKGCAIMQPYDMEVGAGTFHPATTLRSLGSNPWAAAYVQPSRRPTDGRYGENPNRLQHYYQYQVLIKPSPPDLQELYLGSLEAIGIDMELHDIRFVEDDWESPTLGAWGLGWEVWCDGMEVSQFTYFQQVGGHDCKPVSGELTYGLERLAMYVLGIDHVMDMPFNDPQSPIPLTYGDVFRQTEQEYSRWNFDVADTEVLLRHFEEAEAECAAILAAEDEDPKTGKRIVMAHPAYDQCIKASHIFNLLDARGVISVTERQAYIGRVRALAKQCADAFVRTDAGGWTPEAS from the coding sequence ATGGCCGAGCGCCCCCGTTCGTTTCAGGAGATCATCCTGCGGCTCCAGACCTACTGGGCCGGCAAGGGCTGCGCGATCATGCAGCCCTACGACATGGAGGTCGGCGCGGGCACCTTCCACCCGGCCACGACCCTGCGCTCGCTCGGTTCGAACCCCTGGGCCGCGGCCTATGTCCAGCCCTCGCGCCGTCCCACCGACGGGCGCTACGGCGAGAACCCGAACCGGCTGCAGCACTACTACCAGTACCAGGTGCTCATCAAACCGAGCCCGCCGGACCTGCAGGAGCTCTATCTGGGCTCTCTCGAGGCCATCGGCATCGACATGGAGCTCCACGACATCCGCTTCGTCGAGGACGATTGGGAGAGCCCGACCCTCGGCGCCTGGGGCCTCGGCTGGGAGGTCTGGTGCGACGGGATGGAGGTCTCTCAGTTCACCTATTTCCAGCAGGTCGGTGGCCATGACTGCAAGCCGGTCTCGGGCGAACTGACCTACGGGCTGGAGCGTCTGGCGATGTACGTGCTGGGCATTGATCACGTGATGGACATGCCGTTCAACGATCCGCAGTCGCCGATCCCGCTCACCTATGGGGACGTGTTCCGCCAGACCGAGCAAGAATACTCCCGCTGGAACTTCGACGTGGCCGACACGGAGGTCCTGCTGCGCCATTTCGAGGAGGCGGAGGCCGAGTGCGCCGCCATCCTCGCCGCGGAGGACGAGGACCCCAAGACCGGCAAGCGCATCGTCATGGCCCACCCGGCCTACGACCAGTGCATCAAGGCATCCCACATCTTCAATCTGCTGGACGCGCGCGGCGTGATCTCCGTCACCGAGCGGCAGGCCTACATTGGCCGCGTCCGCGCGCTCGCCAAGCAGTGCGCGGACGCCTTCGTGCGCACGGACGCAGGCGGCTGGACGCCAGAGGCGTCCTGA
- a CDS encoding inner membrane-spanning protein YciB translates to MRELNPVLKMALEIGPVIAYFIAYQRFADTPVVLGGQEYSGVVAATAVFVPLILLSLVVSWLLTRQLPRMAVFTAVIVVVFGGLTIWLNDDTFTKMRPTVIYSLFAFVLGVGLWLQGRSYLRYLMGEIMPIDEEGWMKFTRNWVIFFAGMALFNEFTWRVLGEEAWIWLDTFGQMILTFAFIATQFPLLQKHSTEEK, encoded by the coding sequence ATGAGGGAGCTCAATCCCGTCCTGAAGATGGCGCTCGAGATCGGGCCCGTGATTGCCTACTTCATCGCCTATCAGAGGTTCGCCGACACGCCCGTGGTCTTGGGCGGGCAGGAGTATTCGGGCGTCGTGGCCGCCACCGCGGTCTTCGTCCCGCTGATCCTGCTGTCGCTGGTGGTGAGCTGGCTGCTGACACGCCAGCTTCCGCGCATGGCGGTGTTCACGGCGGTGATCGTGGTGGTGTTCGGCGGGCTCACGATCTGGCTCAACGACGACACCTTCACCAAGATGCGCCCGACGGTGATCTATTCCCTCTTCGCCTTCGTGCTGGGCGTGGGGCTCTGGCTGCAGGGGCGGAGCTACCTGCGCTACCTGATGGGGGAGATCATGCCCATCGACGAGGAGGGCTGGATGAAGTTCACCCGCAACTGGGTGATCTTCTTCGCGGGCATGGCGCTTTTCAACGAGTTCACGTGGCGCGTGCTGGGCGAGGAGGCGTGGATCTGGCTCGACACGTTCGGCCAGATGATCCTGACCTTCGCCTTCATCGCGACGCAGTTCCCGCTCCTCCAGAAGCATTCGACGGAGGAGAAGTAG
- the glyS gene encoding glycine--tRNA ligase subunit beta has product MPDLLIELFSEEIPARMQGKASDDLRRLMTDGLVEAGLTYAGAAAFATPRRLTLAVEGLTAESPTLREERKGPRVDAPEKALEGFLRSTGLAKDQLEIRDDKKGQVYFATMEKPGRPAAAIVAEVLEQTVRNFPWPKSMRWGSGALRWVRPLQSILAILTTEEGAEVVPLTIDGFTAGDTTEGHRFMAPGRFAVTSFEDYAAKLKRAHVILDPEERAEAIWSEATNMAFAQGLEVVEDKGLLAEVAGLVEWPVVLMGGIGADFLDLPPEVLQTSMKEHQKFFSVREPSGRIVKYVTVANRETADNGATILAGNGKVLAARLADAKFFWENDLRTVREKGLEGMAAPLANVTFHNKLGSQAERIERIAALAREIAPLVGADADQAEQAARIAKADLASEMVYEFPELQGLMGRYYAEAAELPQPVANAAEQHYSPLGPSDDVPTEPVSVVVALADKIDTLTGFWIISEQPTGSKDPYALRRAALGVIRLSLESNSRLSLSALFNNADWAHLMQIGDRNNEMMAQLEEDFYRKTGFPIEIDSDHGVDEFIARLNASDVRPHDLLSFFADRLKVHLRSEGIRHDVIDACLPENWDGDIVLLVKRVRALQAFLDSEDGANLLAAYTRASNIVRAEEAKDGVEYTLDPKPELAETDSEKALFTALDAAEPKIAAALEAEDFEGAMSALAGLRGPLDTFFEETLINAENALVRRNRLCLLNRIRGLFARIAEFGRLEG; this is encoded by the coding sequence ATGCCCGACCTTCTGATCGAGCTGTTCTCCGAGGAAATTCCGGCGCGGATGCAGGGCAAGGCGTCCGACGACCTGCGCCGCCTGATGACCGATGGCCTCGTCGAGGCGGGTCTGACCTATGCGGGGGCTGCCGCCTTCGCCACGCCCCGCCGCCTGACGCTCGCCGTCGAGGGGCTGACGGCGGAGAGCCCGACGTTGCGTGAGGAGCGGAAGGGCCCCCGCGTCGACGCGCCGGAAAAGGCGCTGGAGGGCTTTCTGCGCTCCACCGGCCTTGCGAAGGACCAGCTCGAGATCCGCGACGACAAGAAGGGCCAGGTCTACTTCGCGACGATGGAGAAGCCGGGCCGCCCGGCCGCTGCGATCGTGGCCGAGGTGCTGGAGCAGACCGTCCGCAACTTTCCCTGGCCCAAGTCGATGCGCTGGGGCAGCGGCGCCCTGCGCTGGGTCCGCCCGCTCCAGTCGATCCTCGCGATCCTGACGACGGAGGAGGGCGCCGAGGTCGTGCCGCTCACCATCGACGGCTTCACCGCCGGCGACACCACCGAGGGCCATCGCTTCATGGCGCCGGGCCGCTTCGCGGTGACGTCGTTCGAGGATTACGCGGCGAAGCTGAAGCGTGCCCACGTGATCCTGGATCCGGAGGAGCGGGCCGAGGCGATCTGGTCGGAGGCGACCAACATGGCCTTCGCCCAAGGCCTCGAAGTGGTCGAGGACAAGGGCCTGCTGGCCGAGGTCGCGGGCCTCGTCGAGTGGCCGGTGGTGCTGATGGGCGGCATCGGGGCGGACTTCCTCGACCTGCCGCCCGAGGTGCTCCAGACCTCGATGAAGGAGCACCAGAAGTTCTTCTCGGTCCGCGAGCCCTCGGGCCGGATCGTGAAATACGTGACCGTCGCGAACCGGGAGACGGCGGATAACGGCGCCACGATCCTCGCGGGCAATGGCAAGGTGCTGGCGGCACGGCTGGCCGACGCCAAGTTCTTCTGGGAGAACGACCTGCGCACGGTGCGCGAAAAGGGGCTGGAGGGCATGGCCGCGCCGCTGGCCAACGTGACCTTCCACAACAAGCTGGGCTCCCAGGCCGAGCGGATCGAGCGCATCGCAGCGCTGGCGCGGGAGATCGCCCCGCTGGTGGGCGCGGATGCGGATCAGGCGGAGCAGGCGGCCCGTATCGCGAAGGCCGACCTCGCCTCCGAAATGGTCTACGAGTTTCCCGAGCTGCAGGGCCTGATGGGCCGCTACTACGCCGAGGCCGCAGAGCTGCCCCAGCCGGTCGCGAACGCGGCGGAGCAGCACTACTCCCCGCTGGGCCCAAGCGACGACGTTCCGACCGAGCCTGTCTCGGTCGTCGTGGCCCTCGCCGATAAGATCGACACGCTGACGGGCTTCTGGATTATCAGCGAGCAGCCCACTGGTTCAAAGGACCCGTATGCATTGAGGCGCGCTGCGCTTGGAGTGATCCGCCTATCCCTGGAAAGCAATTCTCGTCTGTCATTATCAGCACTGTTTAATAATGCTGATTGGGCCCATTTAATGCAGATTGGAGATCGAAATAATGAAATGATGGCGCAGCTTGAGGAGGATTTTTATAGAAAAACCGGATTTCCCATTGAGATAGACTCAGATCATGGTGTGGATGAATTCATCGCTCGACTTAATGCATCAGATGTCCGCCCACACGATCTCCTCTCCTTCTTCGCCGATCGCCTCAAGGTCCACCTGCGCTCCGAGGGTATCCGCCACGATGTGATCGACGCCTGTCTGCCGGAGAACTGGGATGGCGATATCGTGCTTCTCGTGAAACGGGTGCGGGCGCTGCAGGCCTTCCTCGACAGCGAGGACGGGGCCAACTTGCTGGCCGCGTACACCCGTGCCTCCAACATCGTGCGGGCCGAGGAGGCGAAGGATGGGGTGGAGTACACGCTCGATCCCAAGCCGGAGCTGGCCGAGACGGACAGCGAGAAGGCGCTCTTCACCGCCCTCGATGCCGCCGAGCCGAAGATCGCGGCGGCGCTGGAGGCGGAGGATTTCGAGGGGGCGATGTCGGCTCTGGCGGGTCTGCGCGGCCCGCTCGACACCTTCTTCGAGGAGACGCTGATCAATGCCGAGAACGCGCTGGTGCGCCGCAACCGGCTATGCCTCCTGAACCGGATCCGGGGGCTGTTTGCGCGGATCGCGGAGTTCGGGCGGCTCGAGGGGTAG
- a CDS encoding FkbM family methyltransferase, protein MRAFRHCSLAGGDAAATASELAALLGGAPIEYDSETGDYVCRDTVPQRILRPERLEHIIAGTASRARTIGSEYHLDHVPLADGDRVVDVGANIGDFGLTLVHRQVAVDLTCFEPSPAEFATLERNLASFSTLAGARAQRVALWSERTDGLKFYVKSGSADSSLVPISGADEEITVPTDTLDNLLDDAPYKLLKLEAEGAEPEILEGARRVIGQFAFVAADVGFERGVRQESTLPQVANFLYSHGFEIVANGRRRHVILFRNTEVSP, encoded by the coding sequence GTGCGTGCGTTCCGGCATTGCAGCCTAGCCGGAGGGGACGCCGCAGCGACAGCGTCAGAGCTTGCTGCGCTGCTTGGCGGGGCTCCAATCGAGTACGACAGTGAGACGGGTGACTACGTTTGCCGAGACACGGTTCCGCAGCGCATCCTTCGGCCGGAGCGGCTGGAGCACATCATTGCAGGTACAGCCTCCCGCGCCCGGACGATCGGCTCCGAATACCATCTTGATCATGTTCCGCTGGCCGATGGCGATCGGGTGGTAGATGTCGGCGCCAATATCGGCGATTTCGGTCTCACCCTCGTGCACCGGCAGGTCGCGGTGGATCTGACTTGTTTCGAGCCTTCGCCTGCGGAGTTCGCGACACTGGAACGAAACCTCGCAAGCTTCTCCACTCTGGCCGGTGCCCGCGCACAGCGAGTGGCCCTGTGGAGCGAGCGGACCGATGGTCTCAAGTTCTATGTGAAGTCGGGGTCCGCCGACTCCTCTCTCGTTCCGATCTCGGGCGCCGACGAGGAGATCACTGTCCCAACAGATACACTCGATAATCTGCTCGATGACGCTCCGTACAAGCTTCTTAAGCTAGAGGCAGAGGGGGCGGAGCCTGAGATCCTCGAAGGGGCGCGCCGCGTCATCGGTCAGTTCGCCTTCGTTGCCGCAGATGTCGGTTTCGAGCGCGGCGTGAGGCAGGAGAGCACGTTGCCTCAGGTCGCCAACTTTCTCTACAGCCATGGCTTCGAGATCGTGGCGAACGGGCGGCGGCGGCACGTGATCCTCTTCCGAAACACCGAGGTGAGCCCATGA
- a CDS encoding DUF6446 family protein, translating into MNGKMLAGGLLGFAVLFGAVLWWFQIYAYYEETEAESIAVQGREIAVSDWRGIDATTSPNKLRACFTVEPAAFEGVPLASNPDPLLAPGWFDCFDARAIAADLEAGRATAYLAEDETQAGAVDYEILRMIAVYPDGRAFMWRHYRES; encoded by the coding sequence ATGAACGGCAAAATGCTCGCAGGCGGCCTGCTCGGCTTCGCCGTCCTCTTCGGCGCGGTTCTCTGGTGGTTCCAGATCTACGCCTACTACGAGGAAACCGAGGCCGAGAGCATCGCCGTGCAGGGGCGCGAGATCGCCGTCTCCGACTGGCGCGGCATCGACGCGACCACCTCGCCCAACAAGCTGCGCGCCTGCTTCACGGTGGAGCCCGCTGCCTTCGAGGGCGTGCCGCTCGCCTCCAACCCTGACCCGCTGCTCGCGCCGGGCTGGTTCGACTGCTTTGATGCGCGCGCCATCGCCGCGGATCTCGAAGCAGGGCGGGCCACCGCGTACCTCGCCGAGGACGAGACGCAGGCAGGCGCCGTCGACTACGAAATCCTTCGCATGATCGCCGTCTATCCGGACGGCCGCGCCTTCATGTGGCGCCACTACAGGGAAAGCTGA